One Apodemus sylvaticus chromosome 14, mApoSyl1.1, whole genome shotgun sequence DNA window includes the following coding sequences:
- the LOC127664420 gene encoding butyrophilin subfamily 2 member A2 isoform X2 — MEPATSLHPCPLASLLFLVLSLFVLVSGPAEPILAMVGENTTLHCHLSPERNAEDMEVRWFRWRFSPAVLVYRGHQERPEEQMVAYQGRTTFMSTDISKGRVALTIHNVTAYDDGIYCCYFQEGRSYDQATMKLMVASLGSEPLIKMKTLEDGSILLECTSEGWYPEPRAVWRDPYDEVVPALEEEYTADREGLFTVTMTIIIRDCSVRNMTCSVNNTLLSQEMESVILIPESFVPSFPLWMVVVAVTLPVVMLVLLTSGSICLVRKHRRKKSILSAEKEAEYEEKETARQLQEELRWRRTLLHAADVVLDPDTAHPELFLSHDQRSVIRGPSRQCVPDNPERFDCRPCVLGRESFSSGKHYWEVEVENVMVWAIGVCRDSVERKGEALLVPQNGFWTLEMFGSQYRALSSPEKIIPLKERLHRVAVFLDCEGGDISFYNMRDRSHIYTCPPVTFTGPLRPFFRLGSDDSPLFICPAFTGAQGVTVPEGGLFLYRTRPTSQSLVRKS, encoded by the exons ATGGAGCCTGCTACCTCCCTGCATCCTTGCCCGTTAGCCTCCCTTCTCTTCTTGGTCCTCAGCCTGTTTGTGCTGGTCTCAG GACCGGCTGAGCCCATCCTGGCCATGGTAGGAGAGAATACCACACTACACTGTCACCTGTCACCAGAGAGAAATGCAGAAGACATGGAGGTACGGTGGTTCCGGTGGCGTTTCTCCCCTGCAGTGCTGGTGTACAGAGGCCATCAAGAGAGACCAGAGGAGCAGATGGTGGCATACCAGGGAAGAACCACCTTCATGAGCACAGACATCAGCAAGGGAAGAGTTGCGCTCACTATCCACAATGTCACCGCCTATGACGATGGCATCTACTGCTGTTACTTCCAGGAAGGCAGGTCCTATGACCAGGCAACCATGAAGCTCATGGTGGCAA GCCTTGGCTCTGAGCCACTTATTAAAATGAAGACTCTTGAGGATGGGAGCATCTTGCTAGAGTGCACATCTGAAGGGTGGTACCCAGAGCCCAGAGCTGTGTGGAGAGACCCCTATGATGAAGTTGTACCTGCCCTGGAGGAGGAGTACACAGCTGACAGAGAAGGCCTCTTCACAGTCACCATGACTATAATCATCAGGGACTGCTCTGTAAGGAACATGACCTGCTCCGTCAACAACACTCTGCTCAGCCAGGAGATGGAAAGTGTGATTCTCATTCCAG AATCCTTCGTGCCCAGCTTTCCTCTGTGGATGGTGGTTGTGGCTGTCACTCTGCCTGTAGTAATGCTGGTCCTCCTCACATCTGGAAGCATCTGCCTTGTCAGGAAACACCGCAGGAAGAAATCGATTCTGTCAGCTGAAAAAGAAGCCGAATATGAAGAGAAGGAAACTGCAC GGCAACTTCAAGAGGAACTGC GATGGAGACGAACCCTCTTACATGCTG CTGACGTGGTCCTGGACCCAGATACAGCTCATCCTGAGCTCTTCCTGTCACATGACCAGAGAAGTGTAATACGAGGCCCTTCGAGGCAGTGTGTACCTGACAACCCTGAGAGATTTGACTGCCGTCCCTGCGTCCTGGGCAGGGAGAGCTTCTCCTCAGGGAAGCATtactgggaggtggaggtagaaaATGTGATGGTGTGGGCCATTGGTGTTTGTAGAGACAGTGTTGAAAGGAAAGGGGAGGCCCTATTGGTTCCTCAGAATGGCTTCTGGACCCTGGAGATGTTTGGAAGCCAGTATCGAGCCCTGTCTTCCCCAGAAAAGATCATACCTCTGAAAGAGCGTCTTCACCGTGTGGCCGTCTTCCTGGACTGTGAAGGTGGAGATATTTCTTTCTACAACATGAGAGACAGATCACACATCTACACATGTCCTCCTGTGACCTTCACTGGGCCCCTGAGACCCTTCTTTAGGCTCGGTTCTGATGACAGTCCCCTGTTCATCTGCCCAGCATTCACAGGGGCACAGGGAGTCACAGTACCTGAGGGTGGCCTATTCCTATATAGGACAAGACCAACTTCTCAGAGTCTTGTAAGGAAGTCGTAG
- the LOC127664420 gene encoding butyrophilin subfamily 2 member A2 isoform X1 gives MEPATSLHPCPLASLLFLVLSLFVLVSAQFTVIGPAEPILAMVGENTTLHCHLSPERNAEDMEVRWFRWRFSPAVLVYRGHQERPEEQMVAYQGRTTFMSTDISKGRVALTIHNVTAYDDGIYCCYFQEGRSYDQATMKLMVASLGSEPLIKMKTLEDGSILLECTSEGWYPEPRAVWRDPYDEVVPALEEEYTADREGLFTVTMTIIIRDCSVRNMTCSVNNTLLSQEMESVILIPESFVPSFPLWMVVVAVTLPVVMLVLLTSGSICLVRKHRRKKSILSAEKEAEYEEKETARQLQEELRWRRTLLHAADVVLDPDTAHPELFLSHDQRSVIRGPSRQCVPDNPERFDCRPCVLGRESFSSGKHYWEVEVENVMVWAIGVCRDSVERKGEALLVPQNGFWTLEMFGSQYRALSSPEKIIPLKERLHRVAVFLDCEGGDISFYNMRDRSHIYTCPPVTFTGPLRPFFRLGSDDSPLFICPAFTGAQGVTVPEGGLFLYRTRPTSQSLVRKS, from the exons ATGGAGCCTGCTACCTCCCTGCATCCTTGCCCGTTAGCCTCCCTTCTCTTCTTGGTCCTCAGCCTGTTTGTGCTGGTCTCAG CCCAGTTTACTGTCATAGGACCGGCTGAGCCCATCCTGGCCATGGTAGGAGAGAATACCACACTACACTGTCACCTGTCACCAGAGAGAAATGCAGAAGACATGGAGGTACGGTGGTTCCGGTGGCGTTTCTCCCCTGCAGTGCTGGTGTACAGAGGCCATCAAGAGAGACCAGAGGAGCAGATGGTGGCATACCAGGGAAGAACCACCTTCATGAGCACAGACATCAGCAAGGGAAGAGTTGCGCTCACTATCCACAATGTCACCGCCTATGACGATGGCATCTACTGCTGTTACTTCCAGGAAGGCAGGTCCTATGACCAGGCAACCATGAAGCTCATGGTGGCAA GCCTTGGCTCTGAGCCACTTATTAAAATGAAGACTCTTGAGGATGGGAGCATCTTGCTAGAGTGCACATCTGAAGGGTGGTACCCAGAGCCCAGAGCTGTGTGGAGAGACCCCTATGATGAAGTTGTACCTGCCCTGGAGGAGGAGTACACAGCTGACAGAGAAGGCCTCTTCACAGTCACCATGACTATAATCATCAGGGACTGCTCTGTAAGGAACATGACCTGCTCCGTCAACAACACTCTGCTCAGCCAGGAGATGGAAAGTGTGATTCTCATTCCAG AATCCTTCGTGCCCAGCTTTCCTCTGTGGATGGTGGTTGTGGCTGTCACTCTGCCTGTAGTAATGCTGGTCCTCCTCACATCTGGAAGCATCTGCCTTGTCAGGAAACACCGCAGGAAGAAATCGATTCTGTCAGCTGAAAAAGAAGCCGAATATGAAGAGAAGGAAACTGCAC GGCAACTTCAAGAGGAACTGC GATGGAGACGAACCCTCTTACATGCTG CTGACGTGGTCCTGGACCCAGATACAGCTCATCCTGAGCTCTTCCTGTCACATGACCAGAGAAGTGTAATACGAGGCCCTTCGAGGCAGTGTGTACCTGACAACCCTGAGAGATTTGACTGCCGTCCCTGCGTCCTGGGCAGGGAGAGCTTCTCCTCAGGGAAGCATtactgggaggtggaggtagaaaATGTGATGGTGTGGGCCATTGGTGTTTGTAGAGACAGTGTTGAAAGGAAAGGGGAGGCCCTATTGGTTCCTCAGAATGGCTTCTGGACCCTGGAGATGTTTGGAAGCCAGTATCGAGCCCTGTCTTCCCCAGAAAAGATCATACCTCTGAAAGAGCGTCTTCACCGTGTGGCCGTCTTCCTGGACTGTGAAGGTGGAGATATTTCTTTCTACAACATGAGAGACAGATCACACATCTACACATGTCCTCCTGTGACCTTCACTGGGCCCCTGAGACCCTTCTTTAGGCTCGGTTCTGATGACAGTCCCCTGTTCATCTGCCCAGCATTCACAGGGGCACAGGGAGTCACAGTACCTGAGGGTGGCCTATTCCTATATAGGACAAGACCAACTTCTCAGAGTCTTGTAAGGAAGTCGTAG